A segment of the Halococcus hamelinensis 100A6 genome:
GCCGTGTCGAGGATCCCCAACAGGCCCACGACCAACAGTGCGCTCCCGATCGCTATCGCCACGAAGTCAGCGATCATCGCGCGCACCTCGTCACGCACCGCCCGACGCGCTACCTCGTACACCTCGCGCTTCTCCTTCGGATCCATCTTTCATCCACCACTCATCACTCACGTGTAAATAACCGTTTCCTGCCACCACAGTAGCACACGAATCCCCGCTACTGTCTACACAGAACGCCTCGGTCAGCTATTCGACCGCGCTCGCCGCCCGGATGACCGTTTCCTCGCCGAACGCCGGACCGACGAACTGCGCCCCGACCGGCAGGCCCTCGGCCGTGCCCGCGGGGACCGATATCGCGGGGAGGTCGGCGAGGTTGACGGGAACGGTGTTCGCGTCCATCAGGTAGAGCTGGAGCGGGTCGTCGAGGCTTTCGCCGAGTTTCGGCGGGAGAACGGGCATCGTCGGCGAGGCCAACACGTCGGCCTCGGTGAGCGCGTCGTCGAAGTCCCGCTTGATCCACGCGCGGGCGTCCTGGGCCTTCTTGTAGTACTTGTCGTGGTAGCCCGCCGAGAGCGCGTAGGTTCCCAGGAGGACCCGGCGTTTGACCTCGGGCCCGAAGCCCGCCTCGCGCGAGCGTGCGAACGCGTCGTTCCAGTTACCGTCGTAGCCACCCTCGTCCGACGCGCCCGAAACCCCGTACCGAACCCCGTCGAACCGCGCGAGGTTCGAGGAGGCCTCCGACATCGCGATGACGTAGTAGGCCTGGACGGCGTGGGCGAGCGAGTCGAGGCTCACCTCGCGGACCTCCGCCCCCTGAGCTTCGAGGTCCGCGATGGTCTCCTCGAAGGCCGCGGCCACGCCCTCGTCGGCTCCCGAGACGAGCTCCGAGAGCACGCCGATCGTCATCCCGTCGACGTCGCCGTCGGCGGCCGCCGCGTAGTCGGTGCCTTCGCCCTCTTCTCGGGTCGTCGCGTCGTGCGGGTCCGGACCCGCGATCACGTCGAGGAGTTCGGCGGCTTCCTCGACCGTGGGCGCGAGCGGCCCGATCTGTTCGAGACTGTTGGCGTAGGCGACTAGCCCGTAGCGCGAGACCAGCCCGTAGGTCGGCTTGATCCCGACCACCCCGCAGAACGCGGCGGGACACCGGACCGACCCACCCGTGTCGGAGCCGAGCGCGAGGTCGGCCTCGCCTGCCGCCACCGCCGCGGCGCTCCCGCCCGAGGAGCCACCGGGAACCCGTTCCTCGTCCACGGGGTTCGTCGTCGGCCCGAAGTGGGAGGTCTCCGTGGTGGTCCCCATCCCGAACTCGTCCATGTTGGTCTTGCCGACGACGGTCGCTCCCGCTCCCTTCAGCCACTCGACGACGGTGGCGTCGTAGGGCGGCACGTAGTCGGCGAGCATCGCCGACCCGCACGTCGTCTTCACTCCCCGAGTGCTGATGTTGTCCTTCACTGCAACTTGCCGACCGTCGAGTACTCCAGATTCCTCGGACTCGATCGTCTCTTTGGTGATGAACGCGTCGTGGCTCATCCGACCGGCGGCCCCTCGAAGTAGCCGTCCTCGGTCGCCGGCGCGTTGCTGAGGGCTTCCTCCTGGGTGAGTCCCTCGCTCACCTCGTCGGTCCGGAGGACGTTCACGAGGTCGGGCTCGCCCTCGACCGCGGGCACCTCGTCGAGCGCCTCGAAGGAGTCGAGGATCTCGGCGAACTGCGCCGCGAACCGCTCGCGCTCGTCGGGCGTGAGGTCCACCCGTGCGAGCTCGGCGACGTGCTCGACCGCCTCGGGGTCGACCGCCGTTTCGCTCATACCCGACGACGGCGAGCGCGACCACTAAGCGTTTCGAATGGTGTTTTCGAGCACGGAATTCTAGTTCGATCCGGGTCGTGTGGGAACAGCCCTATCTAGCATTATGAATTCGATTTGTCTTGAAATATTGGGTGAATAGAGCTAGATCTCAGATATACTTGTGGTCTATTGTAGACAAAGATATCGATTTCAAAATACACCAACGAACCCATAAATTATATATAGATTTGGTTGTTGTCTCTAAAACATGCCATCGGGTCGCAAAGAGCGCGATACTGACGTACCGTCCTCTGTTACTTCACCCCGCCGCCGACATCTTCTGAAAGCCCTTGGTCTCGGTGGTATGGTCGGTCTCGCTGGCTGTTCGAGCGGGAGTAGTGGCGGCGGAAACAACAGCGGCGGTAACGGCAGCGGTGGGTCGTCGAACGGTTCAGCCGGGGGGACGTCCGCCGGATCGAACGAGGACACCCGTTCCGGCAAGCGGTCCGTCGGCGGCAATTACATCGTCGGGGACCAGACCGGGATCACGACCCTGAACTGGCTTCAGGTCGACGACCAGCCGACCGCCAATCGGATCCGGCTGATGCTCGATTTTCTCTACACCGTCACCCAGGACAAGGAGGTGTTCCCGCTGCTGGCGAAGGATATCTCGACCCAGGACGACCAGACCTACACCGTCACGCTCCGGGACAATCTCGAATGGGGCGGCAACTACGGACAGATGACCGCCGAGGACTGGATCTACCAGATCAAGAACGTCTTTCAGGCGAATTCGAACTGGTCGGGCTATACGAATCAGAGCTACTGGCTGACCGCCGACGGAAACCCGATCCCGGTCGAGAAACGAGGGAAGCTCAAATTCGACATCAAGCTCCAGGATCCGGACCCGTCGTACCTCCTCCGACCGAACCTCCAGGGCGCGTGGTGTATGCCGAAGAAACTCCTGAACCAGTACGTCCCGAATCAGGACACAGAGGGTCTGAAAAAGGACACCGATGTCCAACAGGTCGGCTACTCCGGCAACCTCGGACCGTATACGTTCGACCACCTCAACCGGGAATCGGAGTTCGTCGCCACCCGGAACGAGAACTACTACCTCCGCGACGCCAGCGACGTTCCCGAAGCGTGGAAGAACGTACCGTATTTCGACAAGTACACGTACAAGGTCATCCCCGAGCAGAGCACCCGTCTTTCGGCGCTCAAATCGGGCGGAGTCACCGAATCGGGTATCGCGGCAGCGAAGGTCGAGCAGTTCCAGAACATGGACGGCATCACCGTCCAGCAGATAAAACAGCCGTATCTGACGATGATATTCTACAATCAACGCAAGAACGGCTGGAAGCCCTTCCGAAAGCAGTCGGTTCGGCGGGCGCTGTCGTACGCGGTCGACAAGAAGAGCGTCGTGGAGAACATCTTCCGTGGCTACTCGGAGGTGGCGCACACATTCCAACCCCAGTGGTCGGAGTGGTACGACGATTCACAGGTCCTCGAAACCGGTGTCGGAAAGCGCTACAGTCCGGAGAAAGCCCGTACCAAGCTCGAAAATGCGCTTTCGGGGACCGAGTACGGCTACGACGGCGACACCCTCACCGGGCCGGACGGCGAGGTCTCGCTCTCGCTTGTGATCACCACATCGAGCGACACGGTGAAGACGTTCGCGCAGTATCTCGGGCAGGCCTACGGCGAGATCGGGATCGACGTCAGCATCAACCCGGTGAAGTTCAACACGTTGATAAACAAATATCTCTCCAACAGTTATCAGGGGAACGGCGAGCCGAAGTGGAACGTGAGCGGCTCCAACGGCGGCGGCCGCGACGAATCCGTCAGTCCCGAGTCCTGGGATATGTCCGTCGGTGTCATCCTCAACACGTACCCGCTCACGCCATCGAACACGAGCGCGTTCTTCGAGAAGAAGGGAACCGCGAACTACGTTGGCTACTATCCGGAGGCCGACTTCGAATCGCTGTATAACGAAGCTTCGACGGCCACGAACGAGAAAAAACGCCAGCGGACCTACGCGGAGATCTTCGGGGAGCTCAGCAAGGAACAGCCCTACAACTTCGTGAGCATGGGGTCCGACATCTACGGCTATCAGAGTAAGGTGCAGGGGCCAAAGAACGGCGAGAGCCCCTACCTCGCCAACTGGGACAGCTGGACGTGGGACTTCAAGCCGCAGCAATGACGGAGCACGCTTGAACTCTCAACACCCAACATCGGTGCGAGGTGGTCAGTGGTGAGCATGGCGTGGTACGTCGCCCGGCGGGTCGGCTGGGCATTCGTGGTCGCGTTCATCATCGTGAGCGTGACGTTCGCGCTGCTACAGGTCTCGCCGGACCCTGGTCTCGCACAGGCGAAGTTTCAGGCGACCCAGTCGGGTGGGGACGCCCAGTCGGCCGCCGCGGCGTATAGACAGCGCCGCGGTCTTGACCAACCCGTTTGGCAACGTTACGCCAACTACGTCGGCAACGTCGCCACCGGTCACTGGGGGTGGTCCGATACGAGGTCACAACCGGTCACGGCGGCGCTGCTCGATGCGTATCCCTATACGCTGATGTACAGCGTCCCTTCCGTGATACTCTCGACCGTCCTCGGAATGGCTATCGGGTTGTATTCGGCGACCCACCAGTACACCAAATCCGACTACGCCGCGACGCTCTTCGCGTTCTTCGGCATCAGCATCCCGAACTTCTGGTTCGGGATCGTTCTGTTGTTGGTCTTCAGCGTCACGCTCGGCTGGTTCCCGATCCTGTTCGATCCGAACCTGTCGACGTTCTCGATAGCCAACATTAGACAGCTCGTTCTCCCAGTGGTGGTCCTCACGACGGGCGCGATAGCGACACAGATGCGGTACGGTCGTGCGGAGTCGCTCGAATACGTCGGTGCGACGTTCGTCAAGACCGCCCGCGCGAAGGGCGCGAGTTCACGGCGGATCACGTACCGACACATCTTTCGCGCGGCACTCGTCCCGTTGTCGACGATCCTCGTCGGGGACGTTCTCGCCCTGCTCGTCAGTTCGTCGGTGCTAGTCGAAGTGGTGTTCGGTATCCCCGGACTCGGTCGGCTGGTCTTCGACGCGATCGAGCAGCAGGACACCGCCCTGGTGCTCGGGACGACCTTCATCTTCGTGGCGATAGGTGTGATCGGAAACCTGCTACAGGACCTCGCGTACACCGTTCTCGACCCGCGGATAGATTTCAGTGACCGATAATGGCAACCGACTCATCCCCAACAGACGACCGATTCGAGACCATCGACTGGGAAGCTATCGAGGGCCAGCGGCGGTCACTGCCGCGCCGGACGATCGCGTTCGGGGCGACGCTCCTCGTCTATCTGGCGCTGGTGGCGTACAACCTCGTCTATCCGATGGCTGGCGACCAGCCGCTGCCGGTTCTCGACTGGGATGTCGGCGGTGCCGACTGGCTGTTCATCCTCACGCTCATCGTTCTCCTGTTCTACGCCGTGGTTCCGCTCGCGGTCAACCGCCGGATGACGCGGTACTACTGGCGGGAGTTCAAGAAGAACACCGCGGCAGTCGTAAGCCTCGTCTTCCTCCTGTGCGTGCTCGCGGTCGGTATCGTCGGTCCGATAGTTCTCAGCCCACCCGAAGTCGACGTCATCGCCGCCTACCAGCCGCCGATGGGCCTCAGCGTCGCCCAGGACGTGCCAGTGGGCTGTGTCGGGAGCGTCTCGGGCGGTCAGTGTCAGGGCACGTGGGCCCACCCGCTGGGGACGACCGGTGAGGGCAAGGACATCTTCAAGATGATCGTCTTCGGGATGCGCGTCAGCATGGAGGTCGGACTGGTCGGGATGTTGATACGCGTCGTCACTGGAACCATTGTTGGCACCACCGCGGCGTACTTCGGCGGAACCGTCGACGAGGTCCTCATGCGCTACGTTGACATCCAGATCTCCTTTCCCGAGTTCATCCTGTTCTTGCTCTTGCTCTATATCTTCGGCGGCAGTCTTCTGTTGCTCATCGGGATCTTCGGCTTTTTCGGCTGGGGTGGTATCGCACGGCTCGTCAGAAGCGAGGCGCTCCAGCGCCGCGAGGAGGAGTACTTCCGGGCGGCCGAGGGGGCTGGCGCGAGTACGGTCTACACTATCCGCCGGCACCTCGTCCCCAACGTCTCGAACACCGTCATCACGGCGGCGACGATCGGGATCCCGATACTGATCCTCGCCGAGGCGGCCTACTCCTTCCTCGGACTGACGGACCCGACGGTCCCCTCGTGGGGACAGGTCATCGCGGCGGGCCGGGGTGACCTCTCGACCGCGTGGTGGATCTCGACGATCCCCGGATTCTTCCTCTTCGCGACGATCATGGCGTTCAACTTCCTTGGCGACGCGCTTCGGGACGCGCTTGACCCCCGACA
Coding sequences within it:
- a CDS encoding ABC transporter substrate-binding protein, translated to MVGLAGCSSGSSGGGNNSGGNGSGGSSNGSAGGTSAGSNEDTRSGKRSVGGNYIVGDQTGITTLNWLQVDDQPTANRIRLMLDFLYTVTQDKEVFPLLAKDISTQDDQTYTVTLRDNLEWGGNYGQMTAEDWIYQIKNVFQANSNWSGYTNQSYWLTADGNPIPVEKRGKLKFDIKLQDPDPSYLLRPNLQGAWCMPKKLLNQYVPNQDTEGLKKDTDVQQVGYSGNLGPYTFDHLNRESEFVATRNENYYLRDASDVPEAWKNVPYFDKYTYKVIPEQSTRLSALKSGGVTESGIAAAKVEQFQNMDGITVQQIKQPYLTMIFYNQRKNGWKPFRKQSVRRALSYAVDKKSVVENIFRGYSEVAHTFQPQWSEWYDDSQVLETGVGKRYSPEKARTKLENALSGTEYGYDGDTLTGPDGEVSLSLVITTSSDTVKTFAQYLGQAYGEIGIDVSINPVKFNTLINKYLSNSYQGNGEPKWNVSGSNGGGRDESVSPESWDMSVGVILNTYPLTPSNTSAFFEKKGTANYVGYYPEADFESLYNEASTATNEKKRQRTYAEIFGELSKEQPYNFVSMGSDIYGYQSKVQGPKNGESPYLANWDSWTWDFKPQQ
- the gatA gene encoding Asp-tRNA(Asn)/Glu-tRNA(Gln) amidotransferase subunit GatA, giving the protein MSHDAFITKETIESEESGVLDGRQVAVKDNISTRGVKTTCGSAMLADYVPPYDATVVEWLKGAGATVVGKTNMDEFGMGTTTETSHFGPTTNPVDEERVPGGSSGGSAAAVAAGEADLALGSDTGGSVRCPAAFCGVVGIKPTYGLVSRYGLVAYANSLEQIGPLAPTVEEAAELLDVIAGPDPHDATTREEGEGTDYAAAADGDVDGMTIGVLSELVSGADEGVAAAFEETIADLEAQGAEVREVSLDSLAHAVQAYYVIAMSEASSNLARFDGVRYGVSGASDEGGYDGNWNDAFARSREAGFGPEVKRRVLLGTYALSAGYHDKYYKKAQDARAWIKRDFDDALTEADVLASPTMPVLPPKLGESLDDPLQLYLMDANTVPVNLADLPAISVPAGTAEGLPVGAQFVGPAFGEETVIRAASAVE
- a CDS encoding ABC transporter permease, coding for MAWYVARRVGWAFVVAFIIVSVTFALLQVSPDPGLAQAKFQATQSGGDAQSAAAAYRQRRGLDQPVWQRYANYVGNVATGHWGWSDTRSQPVTAALLDAYPYTLMYSVPSVILSTVLGMAIGLYSATHQYTKSDYAATLFAFFGISIPNFWFGIVLLLVFSVTLGWFPILFDPNLSTFSIANIRQLVLPVVVLTTGAIATQMRYGRAESLEYVGATFVKTARAKGASSRRITYRHIFRAALVPLSTILVGDVLALLVSSSVLVEVVFGIPGLGRLVFDAIEQQDTALVLGTTFIFVAIGVIGNLLQDLAYTVLDPRIDFSDR
- the gatC gene encoding Asp-tRNA(Asn)/Glu-tRNA(Gln) amidotransferase subunit GatC; translation: MSETAVDPEAVEHVAELARVDLTPDERERFAAQFAEILDSFEALDEVPAVEGEPDLVNVLRTDEVSEGLTQEEALSNAPATEDGYFEGPPVG
- a CDS encoding ABC transporter permease is translated as MATDSSPTDDRFETIDWEAIEGQRRSLPRRTIAFGATLLVYLALVAYNLVYPMAGDQPLPVLDWDVGGADWLFILTLIVLLFYAVVPLAVNRRMTRYYWREFKKNTAAVVSLVFLLCVLAVGIVGPIVLSPPEVDVIAAYQPPMGLSVAQDVPVGCVGSVSGGQCQGTWAHPLGTTGEGKDIFKMIVFGMRVSMEVGLVGMLIRVVTGTIVGTTAAYFGGTVDEVLMRYVDIQISFPEFILFLLLLYIFGGSLLLLIGIFGFFGWGGIARLVRSEALQRREEEYFRAAEGAGASTVYTIRRHLVPNVSNTVITAATIGIPILILAEAAYSFLGLTDPTVPSWGQVIAAGRGDLSTAWWISTIPGFFLFATIMAFNFLGDALRDALDPRQENAE